The following coding sequences are from one Phycisphaeraceae bacterium window:
- a CDS encoding DUF11 domain-containing protein: protein MKRTRATQLVSLLATAACGALGLMGCEAQQGTEKVTYRYGGGQTMTEYRATGAPAPAPAPAPAPAPAPAPAPAQPPSGGCPVGTDMAQSVAYLPTGDRNTSAIMIQKVFPNEAIVGKTFDYTICATNLTSMSLIDVVVKDAVPTNYKVASTDPKAEMSGNNMLFRLGDVGPRQTRVIKVSGAAANSGQVMNCSSVSWDNSICMAVNIVQPALKVTRTATPEATPCDSVLVKIDVTNTGSGIAENVKITDTLGAGLSTADGKTGTLTLDAGNLGPGQTKSFPMTIKAAKTGVYTNTTTATAFGGLSATSNQTTTTVKAPALAIKAECTATSYVGRTVIGRYVVKNTGDAPATNAQVIANLPGNAKFMSADSNGTMASGRVTWNLGTIGAGESKTVSFTVIPNTVSNLQSSATATATCATAVTDQCTVNVVGVADIESNLDDESGVVFVGETHDFVYTLKNQGQVPLTGITVKVDLSDGLEYVSCTAETQPVREGNLYVFKSNRTLPPGEIHKFVLTLRGTAAGDQYCNTQTSTNEIKTTARNDGQVTYVAK, encoded by the coding sequence ATGAAACGAACTCGTGCAACACAACTTGTATCGCTGCTGGCGACGGCCGCCTGCGGCGCCTTGGGCCTGATGGGTTGCGAGGCGCAGCAGGGCACCGAGAAGGTGACCTACCGCTACGGCGGCGGCCAGACGATGACCGAGTACCGCGCCACCGGCGCCCCGGCCCCGGCCCCGGCTCCCGCCCCAGCGCCGGCCCCGGCACCCGCCCCGGCCCCGGCTCAGCCTCCCTCCGGCGGCTGCCCCGTCGGCACGGACATGGCCCAGTCTGTCGCCTACCTCCCGACCGGTGATCGCAACACCAGTGCGATCATGATCCAGAAGGTCTTCCCCAACGAGGCCATCGTCGGCAAGACGTTTGATTACACGATCTGCGCCACCAACCTCACCTCCATGTCGCTCATCGACGTCGTCGTCAAGGATGCCGTCCCCACGAACTACAAGGTGGCCTCGACCGATCCCAAGGCCGAGATGTCCGGCAACAACATGCTCTTCCGCCTCGGCGATGTCGGCCCCCGTCAGACCCGCGTCATCAAGGTCTCCGGCGCCGCCGCGAACAGCGGGCAGGTCATGAACTGCTCGTCGGTCAGCTGGGACAACAGCATCTGCATGGCGGTCAACATCGTCCAGCCGGCGCTCAAGGTCACGCGGACGGCCACCCCCGAGGCCACGCCGTGTGATTCGGTCCTCGTCAAGATCGATGTGACCAACACCGGCTCGGGCATCGCCGAGAACGTCAAGATCACCGACACCCTCGGCGCCGGCCTGAGCACCGCCGACGGCAAGACCGGCACGCTGACCCTTGATGCGGGCAACCTCGGCCCCGGTCAGACCAAGTCCTTCCCGATGACCATCAAGGCCGCCAAGACCGGTGTCTACACCAACACGACGACGGCGACCGCCTTCGGCGGGCTCAGCGCGACCTCGAACCAGACCACCACCACCGTCAAGGCCCCGGCCCTGGCGATCAAGGCCGAGTGCACGGCGACGTCCTACGTCGGCCGCACCGTCATCGGCCGCTACGTGGTCAAGAACACCGGCGACGCCCCGGCGACCAATGCCCAGGTCATCGCCAACCTCCCCGGCAACGCCAAGTTCATGTCCGCCGACTCCAACGGGACGATGGCCAGCGGCCGCGTGACCTGGAACCTCGGCACTATCGGTGCGGGCGAGTCCAAGACCGTCTCGTTCACCGTGATCCCCAACACCGTCAGCAACCTCCAGTCGTCCGCCACGGCCACCGCGACCTGCGCCACCGCCGTGACGGATCAGTGCACTGTGAACGTCGTCGGCGTCGCCGACATCGAGAGCAATCTGGACGATGAGTCCGGCGTCGTGTTCGTCGGCGAGACGCACGACTTCGTCTACACCCTCAAGAACCAGGGCCAGGTTCCCCTCACCGGGATCACAGTCAAGGTCGACCTCTCCGACGGCCTGGAGTACGTCTCGTGCACCGCGGAGACGCAGCCTGTCCGGGAGGGTAACCTCTACGTCTTCAAGTCCAACAGGACGCTGCCCCCGGGCGAGATCCACAAGTTCGTCCTGACCCTCCGCGGCACGGCCGCCGGTGATCAGTACTGCAACACGCAGACCAGCACGAACGAGATCAAGACCACCGCCCGCAACGACGGCCAGGTCACCTACGTCGCGAAGTAA
- a CDS encoding histidine phosphatase family protein translates to MRLHIIRHAKAEKQSSTGRDAERLITSRGERQARHLGEALAADAAPPDLVLSSGILRAVQTARIIQGVLGSVLRIERALETDTTASAVIGLIETVRRLDPSRRVLAVVGHNPTMENLVAALCPGARGGIVVRTGECVVLEAPDDASSPLAGSCRVVETLRLEGEED, encoded by the coding sequence ATGCGGCTCCACATCATCCGGCATGCGAAGGCCGAGAAACAGTCGTCAACGGGCCGGGATGCGGAGCGGTTGATCACCAGCCGCGGCGAGAGGCAGGCACGCCATCTGGGCGAGGCGCTCGCCGCTGATGCGGCTCCGCCCGACCTGGTGCTCTCGAGCGGGATCCTGCGGGCGGTGCAGACGGCTCGGATCATCCAGGGCGTGCTGGGGTCGGTGCTTCGGATCGAGCGGGCACTCGAGACGGACACCACGGCGTCGGCAGTGATCGGGCTGATCGAGACAGTCCGGAGACTCGACCCATCGCGACGGGTGCTCGCCGTGGTGGGTCACAACCCCACGATGGAGAACCTTGTCGCGGCGTTGTGCCCGGGCGCCCGCGGCGGCATCGTGGTGCGCACCGGAGAGTGCGTGGTGCTGGAGGCGCCGGACGACGCGTCATCTCCGCTCGCGGGGAGTTGCCGCGTGGTGGAGACGCTGCGGCTCGAGGGCGAGGAAGACTGA
- a CDS encoding 2-C-methyl-D-erythritol 4-phosphate cytidylyltransferase, which produces MNLAVIIPAAGSSRRYGEGAPLGGESGGRSKLDEDLGGRPVLHRTVELFTKIPEVSIIIVAGPADEEAFAQFRLRHADKLGLLGVRLCRGGRDHRYETVANALREIPDGAAGGCTHVAIHDAARPCASEELIERVLRAAERHGAAIPGVDVPDTLKRVSKDHLPEAPDPLAAILGSAGASAASVRAVEETVDRSGLVAVQTPQVFRIDLIRRAYAQADLSSTDDAQLVERLGERVVVVEGDPSNIKITRPRDLLLARLVLGVKGPAGREAHKRF; this is translated from the coding sequence ATGAACCTTGCAGTCATCATTCCCGCCGCGGGCTCGTCGCGCCGCTACGGCGAGGGCGCTCCACTGGGGGGTGAGTCCGGCGGGCGGTCCAAACTCGACGAGGATCTCGGCGGACGGCCGGTGCTGCACCGGACGGTGGAACTCTTCACCAAGATCCCGGAGGTATCGATCATCATCGTCGCCGGGCCGGCGGACGAGGAGGCCTTCGCCCAGTTCCGCCTGCGGCACGCAGACAAGCTCGGGTTGCTGGGCGTCCGGCTCTGCCGCGGCGGGAGGGACCACCGCTACGAAACCGTGGCGAACGCGCTCCGGGAGATCCCCGATGGCGCTGCGGGAGGGTGCACCCACGTGGCCATCCACGATGCGGCGCGGCCGTGCGCCTCCGAGGAACTGATCGAGCGGGTGCTCCGCGCGGCGGAGCGGCACGGGGCCGCGATCCCTGGCGTTGATGTGCCCGACACCCTCAAGCGAGTCTCGAAGGATCACCTGCCGGAGGCCCCGGACCCGCTCGCGGCGATCCTCGGCAGCGCCGGCGCCTCGGCCGCCTCGGTCCGGGCGGTCGAAGAGACAGTCGACCGGTCGGGGCTGGTCGCCGTGCAGACGCCGCAGGTATTCAGGATCGACCTGATCCGGCGGGCGTACGCGCAGGCGGACCTGAGCAGCACGGACGATGCACAACTGGTGGAGCGACTGGGAGAGAGAGTCGTGGTCGTCGAGGGGGACCCGTCGAACATCAAGATCACCCGCCCGCGCGACCTGCTGCTGGCCCGTCTGGTCCTGGGCGTCAAGGGGCCGGCCGGTCGGGAGGCGCACAAGCGATTCTGA
- a CDS encoding 7-carboxy-7-deazaguanine synthase QueE: MTAEPTADAGLRIAETFVSIQGEGKLVGIPSWFVRLSGCNLRCTWCDTPHASWNPEGPRRSIDDLVVEARRSGVRHAVVTGGEPMMFPGVTELTRRLADEVGMHITIETAGTVVRPVSCHLMSISPKLANSTPGPGDPRDPGGAWAARHEERRLDFAAIQALIKAHPSPACQLKFVVSREEDIAEIEGVLARLTGWAPVDVLLMPEGVSTPARALTDMILRHCVARSWRYCPRLHIQLFGHTRRT, encoded by the coding sequence ATGACGGCCGAGCCGACGGCAGATGCTGGCCTGCGGATCGCAGAGACATTCGTCTCGATCCAGGGGGAAGGGAAACTCGTCGGAATCCCGTCGTGGTTCGTGAGGTTGAGCGGGTGCAACCTCCGCTGCACATGGTGCGACACGCCGCACGCCTCCTGGAATCCGGAGGGGCCGCGGCGGTCTATCGACGATCTGGTCGTCGAAGCACGGCGGTCTGGTGTTCGGCACGCGGTGGTGACCGGCGGTGAGCCGATGATGTTCCCCGGTGTGACCGAGTTGACCCGTCGGCTCGCGGACGAGGTCGGGATGCACATCACCATCGAGACGGCGGGAACGGTGGTGAGGCCCGTGTCGTGCCACCTGATGAGCATCAGCCCGAAACTCGCGAACTCGACGCCGGGCCCGGGCGATCCCCGCGACCCCGGGGGTGCGTGGGCGGCGCGGCACGAGGAGCGGCGGCTGGACTTCGCGGCGATCCAGGCGTTGATCAAGGCGCACCCGTCACCCGCGTGCCAACTCAAGTTCGTCGTATCGCGAGAGGAGGACATCGCGGAGATCGAGGGAGTGCTGGCCCGCCTCACCGGCTGGGCCCCCGTCGACGTGCTGCTCATGCCCGAGGGCGTCTCGACGCCGGCGCGGGCACTGACCGACATGATCCTGCGGCACTGCGTGGCGAGATCGTGGCGATACTGCCCGCGGCTGCACATCCAGTTGTTCGGGCACACGCGGAGGACATAG
- the queC gene encoding 7-cyano-7-deazaguanine synthase QueC, translating into MKVNSTSPIAVVLLSGGLDSAVALGAARASGYGCVAVSFDYGQRHALELDAARAVAAQQGVSRHSVIGVDLAAIGGSALTDPSIAVPKDTPSATIGRRGGREGGEGGGVPVTYVPARNLIFLSLAAGLAETLGSTDLYIGANAVDYSGYPDCREPFLRAFERAATLGTSAGAEHGRAFTVHSPLVSLTKAQIIRMGCDLGVDLGLTTSCYDPSPAPAGADRIAQACGRCDSCLIRARGFAEAGVSDPTLYANEPPVVHA; encoded by the coding sequence TTGAAGGTGAACAGCACGAGTCCCATCGCGGTGGTTCTGCTCTCGGGCGGTCTGGATAGCGCGGTGGCGCTGGGCGCAGCGCGGGCGAGCGGGTACGGGTGCGTGGCGGTTTCGTTCGACTATGGGCAGCGGCACGCGCTTGAACTGGATGCGGCGCGAGCGGTCGCCGCGCAGCAGGGGGTATCGCGGCATTCGGTGATCGGAGTGGATCTCGCGGCGATCGGGGGCTCGGCGCTGACGGACCCATCGATCGCGGTTCCGAAGGACACCCCGAGCGCGACGATCGGTCGGCGAGGCGGGCGAGAGGGGGGGGAAGGAGGGGGGGTCCCGGTCACCTATGTGCCGGCGAGGAACCTGATTTTTCTGAGCCTCGCCGCGGGCCTCGCCGAGACCCTCGGTTCGACGGACCTGTACATCGGGGCGAACGCGGTGGACTACTCGGGGTACCCGGATTGTCGGGAGCCGTTCCTGCGGGCGTTTGAGCGGGCGGCGACGCTGGGGACCTCGGCGGGAGCCGAGCACGGCCGGGCGTTTACGGTCCATTCGCCGCTGGTGAGCCTGACCAAGGCGCAGATCATCCGGATGGGGTGCGATCTCGGGGTGGACCTGGGATTGACGACCTCGTGCTACGACCCCTCGCCGGCGCCGGCCGGCGCCGATCGCATCGCGCAGGCGTGCGGCCGGTGCGATTCGTGCCTCATCAGGGCCCGTGGGTTCGCCGAGGCCGGGGTATCCGATCCAACGCTGTACGCCAATGAGCCGCCCGTGGTCCACGCGTAG
- a CDS encoding 6-carboxytetrahydropterin synthase, producing MVYRVCKSFEIESGHMLHKHPGLCRFLHGHTRRVEVVLACETLDQYDMVCDFKVVRLAVGEFLNRLDHAMAVNSNDPVVGHLPAAQRERLVVFNDQDPTTEVFAKYIYEFLAGEIARGGSYREAHGGEYRFNPGVVLERVRVSETSSSWAEYGRA from the coding sequence ATGGTCTACCGGGTCTGCAAGTCATTCGAGATCGAGTCGGGGCACATGCTGCACAAGCACCCCGGGCTGTGCCGGTTTCTGCACGGACACACGCGCCGGGTGGAGGTCGTGCTGGCGTGTGAGACGCTCGACCAGTACGACATGGTGTGCGACTTCAAGGTCGTGCGGCTCGCCGTCGGCGAGTTTCTGAACCGGCTCGACCATGCGATGGCGGTGAACAGCAACGACCCGGTCGTGGGCCATCTCCCGGCGGCGCAGCGGGAGCGGCTGGTGGTCTTCAATGATCAGGACCCGACGACGGAGGTCTTCGCGAAGTACATCTACGAGTTCCTTGCCGGGGAGATTGCGCGCGGCGGGTCGTACCGCGAGGCGCACGGAGGCGAGTACCGCTTCAACCCAGGCGTGGTGCTCGAACGGGTGCGGGTGAGCGAGACATCGTCGAGCTGGGCGGAGTACGGGCGGGCGTAA
- a CDS encoding DASS family sodium-coupled anion symporter, with translation MTAPATGDATPAISPSRLAALGNLGLVAGPLLAAAVYWFLPPLPTGLSHEARSTAALGVLMAIWWMTEAIPLSATSLLPIIALPLLRVTPVGAAAAPYADPLIFLFLGGFILGLGMQRWGLHRRLALLTILTVGGNPRRTVLGFMVATAMLSMWVNNSATAMMMMPIGLSVIALVSARLGRGDLSNPDAEGLPGRNFATCIMLGIAYSASIGGVGTLIGTPPNLVFASQARAIFGQEIGFLRWMWLGVPIVMILIPVVWIYLTFLAFPVRIQSIPGSRSMLRDEFKRLGPMSRGEIAVMVVFFIAAACWITRPLLTARGLPMLHDSVIAVAAAAVLFLIPIDLRARRFVMDWETAEKLPWGVLLLFGGGLSLASALTATGVDAFIGHSLARMDGVPDLVLVAAVAAAILFLTEIASNTAIATVMMPVLAGAAAGLGVHPYLLMIPGCLAASLAFMMPVGTPPNAIVFSTGRVTMRQMVRAGFWLNLVSILVVTVVVYYAGSWLLGMDLHTVPPWARLPG, from the coding sequence GTGACTGCTCCCGCTACCGGTGATGCAACCCCCGCGATCAGTCCTTCGCGACTGGCCGCCCTGGGCAACCTCGGACTCGTTGCGGGTCCACTGCTGGCCGCGGCCGTCTACTGGTTCCTCCCGCCGCTCCCCACCGGCCTCTCCCACGAAGCCCGGTCCACCGCCGCATTGGGCGTGCTCATGGCCATCTGGTGGATGACCGAGGCGATTCCGCTCAGCGCCACCTCGCTCCTGCCGATTATCGCACTCCCGCTCCTCCGCGTCACGCCGGTCGGGGCCGCGGCGGCGCCCTACGCGGACCCGCTGATCTTCCTGTTTCTCGGCGGCTTCATCCTCGGCCTTGGCATGCAGAGGTGGGGGCTCCACCGTCGTCTCGCCCTGCTCACCATCCTCACCGTGGGCGGAAACCCTCGCCGCACGGTCCTGGGCTTCATGGTCGCCACGGCCATGCTCAGCATGTGGGTGAACAACTCCGCCACCGCGATGATGATGATGCCCATCGGCCTGAGTGTCATCGCCCTCGTCTCCGCCCGCCTCGGACGGGGCGACCTCTCGAATCCTGATGCCGAGGGACTCCCGGGCCGCAACTTCGCCACCTGCATCATGCTCGGCATCGCCTACAGCGCCAGCATCGGCGGCGTGGGCACGCTGATCGGCACCCCGCCCAACCTCGTCTTTGCGTCGCAGGCCCGCGCCATCTTCGGCCAGGAGATCGGCTTCCTCCGCTGGATGTGGCTCGGTGTCCCCATTGTCATGATCCTCATCCCAGTCGTCTGGATCTACCTCACCTTTCTCGCCTTCCCCGTCCGCATCCAGTCCATCCCGGGCTCCCGCTCCATGCTCCGGGATGAGTTCAAGCGCCTCGGCCCCATGTCCCGCGGCGAGATCGCCGTCATGGTCGTCTTCTTCATTGCCGCCGCGTGCTGGATTACCCGGCCACTGCTGACGGCCCGCGGCCTTCCCATGCTGCACGACTCGGTCATCGCCGTCGCGGCCGCCGCGGTGCTCTTCCTCATCCCGATCGACCTCCGCGCCCGCCGTTTCGTGATGGACTGGGAGACCGCCGAGAAACTCCCGTGGGGCGTTCTCCTGCTCTTTGGCGGTGGCCTGAGCCTCGCGAGCGCGTTGACCGCCACCGGGGTCGACGCCTTCATCGGCCATTCGCTCGCCCGCATGGACGGCGTGCCCGACCTCGTGCTCGTCGCCGCCGTTGCCGCCGCGATCCTGTTTCTGACGGAGATCGCCAGCAACACCGCGATCGCCACGGTCATGATGCCCGTCCTCGCCGGCGCCGCCGCCGGGCTCGGCGTCCACCCCTACCTGCTCATGATCCCGGGCTGCCTCGCCGCGAGCCTCGCGTTCATGATGCCGGTCGGCACGCCTCCCAATGCGATCGTTTTCTCGACCGGCCGCGTCACCATGCGACAGATGGTCCGCGCCGGCTTCTGGCTCAACCTCGTCAGCATCCTCGTAGTGACCGTCGTGGTCTACTACGCTGGCTCGTGGCTGCTGGGCATGGACCTCCACACCGTGCCGCCCTGGGCCAGGCTGCCCGGCTAA
- a CDS encoding DNA adenine methylase — translation MIKYLGSKRLLLPHIVEAVASLPRSETVLDLFSGTSRVGHTMKRLGRRVIANDHNAYAQTLARCYVQADREDVLEDAVRLIAEFNALPGRAGYFTETFCVRSRYIQPRNGERIDAIREAIAAKGLGPEIEAVVLVSLLEAADRVDSTTGVQMAYLKDWAPRARQDLELRTPDVLTRAPAGKGEAHGMDALEAAAAFEADVAYIDPPYNQHSYLGNYHVWESLVRWDKPGVYGVACKREDCRTRKSEFNSRRGAPGAFERLVCTLRVQSIIVSVSDEGYLSREEVEAVLGRRGRVSTRPIDFKRYVGAQIGIHNPRGERVGVPGPARNTEYLFVASVEDDGAAVAGSGRGADSGAPEVC, via the coding sequence ATGATCAAGTACCTCGGTTCAAAGCGGCTCCTCCTGCCTCACATCGTGGAGGCGGTGGCGTCGCTGCCACGATCAGAGACCGTGCTGGACCTGTTCTCGGGGACATCGCGCGTCGGGCACACGATGAAGCGGCTCGGCCGGCGGGTAATCGCGAACGACCACAACGCCTACGCCCAGACGCTGGCCCGGTGCTATGTACAGGCGGACCGCGAGGACGTGCTCGAGGATGCGGTCCGGTTGATCGCCGAGTTCAACGCGCTACCGGGCCGGGCGGGGTACTTCACGGAGACGTTCTGCGTGCGGTCCCGCTACATCCAGCCCCGGAACGGAGAGCGGATCGACGCGATCCGCGAGGCGATCGCGGCGAAGGGCCTGGGTCCGGAGATCGAGGCCGTCGTGCTCGTGTCGCTCTTGGAGGCGGCGGACCGCGTGGATTCGACCACCGGGGTGCAGATGGCGTACCTGAAGGACTGGGCCCCGAGGGCGAGGCAGGATCTGGAACTGCGCACGCCCGACGTGCTGACCCGTGCGCCGGCCGGAAAAGGGGAGGCCCACGGGATGGACGCGCTGGAGGCCGCCGCCGCGTTCGAGGCGGATGTTGCGTACATCGACCCGCCGTACAACCAGCACTCCTACCTGGGGAACTACCACGTGTGGGAGTCGCTGGTGCGGTGGGACAAGCCGGGCGTGTACGGTGTGGCGTGCAAGCGGGAGGACTGCCGGACGCGCAAGAGCGAGTTCAACTCGCGCCGGGGGGCGCCGGGCGCGTTCGAACGCCTGGTGTGCACGCTCCGCGTCCAGTCGATCATCGTTTCGGTGAGTGACGAGGGGTACCTCTCTCGCGAGGAGGTCGAGGCGGTCCTGGGCCGGCGCGGCCGGGTCTCGACTCGGCCGATCGACTTCAAGCGGTATGTCGGAGCCCAGATCGGCATCCACAACCCGCGGGGCGAGCGGGTGGGCGTCCCGGGCCCGGCGCGGAACACGGAGTACTTGTTCGTGGCGTCGGTCGAGGATGACGGTGCGGCGGTCGCGGGTTCGGGGAGGGGTGCGGATTCGGGAGCCCCCGAGGTCTGCTGA
- a CDS encoding TlpA family protein disulfide reductase: MISSKWSGVLAFVAAAGIASWALVDSAPAYGQPVKVPKKEKDKKDTKSKDSAKKKGAGVSVGDTAPDWTVTGVDGKEHKLSDFRGKIVLMDFWATWCPPCRAAMPGMQKIHEEYKDKGVVVLGMNCWERGDPKAFMESNKYTYGLMLKSDAAAEAYGVNGIPAFFLIGPDGKVLMVERGFAEDGEKKIASTIDKHLSKEKSDAPAKPTDDAAAGSPKKGAAAPKH, translated from the coding sequence ATGATCTCGAGCAAGTGGTCTGGCGTCCTGGCGTTTGTCGCAGCAGCGGGCATCGCATCCTGGGCCCTGGTCGATAGCGCCCCGGCGTATGGGCAGCCGGTCAAGGTCCCCAAGAAGGAAAAGGACAAGAAGGACACCAAGTCCAAGGACTCCGCCAAGAAGAAGGGCGCCGGGGTGAGTGTCGGCGACACGGCCCCTGACTGGACTGTCACTGGGGTCGACGGCAAGGAGCACAAACTCTCGGACTTCAGGGGCAAGATTGTCCTGATGGACTTCTGGGCGACCTGGTGCCCGCCGTGCAGGGCGGCCATGCCCGGCATGCAGAAGATCCACGAGGAGTACAAGGACAAGGGCGTCGTCGTTCTCGGTATGAACTGCTGGGAGCGCGGCGACCCCAAGGCCTTCATGGAATCCAACAAGTACACCTACGGCCTCATGCTCAAGAGCGATGCCGCCGCGGAGGCGTATGGGGTCAATGGCATCCCCGCGTTCTTCCTCATCGGTCCCGACGGCAAGGTGCTCATGGTCGAGCGCGGCTTCGCCGAGGATGGCGAGAAGAAGATCGCCTCCACCATTGACAAGCACCTGAGCAAAGAGAAGTCCGATGCTCCGGCCAAACCGACCGACGATGCGGCTGCCGGTAGTCCGAAGAAGGGCGCGGCGGCACCGAAGCACTGA
- a CDS encoding fructosamine kinase family protein, which translates to MSDVAAAIERALGASVSSLVPLHGGCVAAVYGATIATHGGPVDVVAKHAEGVALASLDVEAYMLGVLRQRSRLPVPRVLFASPSLLVMQRMEGESRFDEAAQRHGAELLAELHTASSDDGRFGLERDTLIGGLAQPNGWCGSWVGFFRDRRLLHMARAARNEGRLPWDVLGRIERLAAELPRLIGEPERPSLLHGDVWTTNVLARGGRLTAFLDPAVYFGHREIELAFITLFDTFGPAFFERYQELSPIAPGFFKERRHIYNLYPLLVHVRLFGGGYVGAVCGTLDRLGW; encoded by the coding sequence ATGTCCGACGTCGCCGCCGCCATTGAGCGAGCACTTGGCGCATCCGTTAGCAGCTTGGTACCGCTGCACGGCGGGTGTGTCGCTGCGGTCTATGGCGCGACGATCGCCACACATGGCGGGCCGGTGGACGTGGTCGCAAAGCACGCAGAGGGGGTAGCACTCGCTTCGTTGGATGTCGAGGCGTACATGCTCGGCGTGCTGCGCCAGCGATCGCGCCTGCCCGTGCCGCGGGTGTTGTTCGCGTCGCCCTCGCTGCTGGTCATGCAGCGGATGGAAGGGGAGAGCCGGTTTGACGAGGCCGCGCAGCGACATGGTGCGGAACTGCTCGCGGAGTTGCACACCGCCTCGAGTGACGATGGGAGGTTCGGGCTCGAGCGGGACACCCTGATCGGCGGGCTGGCGCAGCCCAACGGGTGGTGCGGATCATGGGTGGGGTTTTTCCGTGACCGGCGGTTGCTGCACATGGCGCGGGCAGCCCGCAACGAGGGGCGGTTGCCGTGGGATGTGCTGGGGCGGATCGAACGGCTCGCGGCCGAACTCCCGCGATTGATCGGCGAGCCCGAGCGGCCCTCGCTGCTGCACGGGGATGTCTGGACCACGAACGTCCTGGCGCGGGGTGGGCGCCTGACCGCGTTCCTGGACCCGGCGGTGTACTTCGGGCACCGGGAGATCGAGCTGGCGTTCATCACGCTCTTTGACACGTTCGGCCCCGCGTTCTTCGAACGGTATCAGGAGCTGAGCCCGATCGCCCCGGGGTTCTTCAAGGAGCGGCGGCATATCTACAACCTGTACCCGCTGCTGGTGCATGTCCGGCTGTTCGGCGGCGGATATGTCGGCGCCGTGTGCGGGACGCTGGATCGGCTGGGGTGGTGA
- a CDS encoding response regulator, with the protein MTRSPNPSPSRRPSGVLASSGRVNTVGLNRRELDEILDSFEGANTDAENAPVRKYIRRRFRHTRIPMQVFQPGGGLQTFPVACRNISTGGLSVLHNAYVHLGTPCTIALPMPTGSHVSVRGQVVRCSHRRGMVHELGIKFDEALDTRLLLSNDLFADFYTREQVDPADLRGTLLCIDDSAADRRLIRYYLRDTNMQVVAAEDADSGLDKALEGVDLIVCSLSLPGPDGIECVASIRGRSIATPVILVTADDSTVTRERVEGIDVQACLVKPLSQPLLLRAAAEFLLRAMPAGKAPGPTTAERSPSMAAGFLANLRGDADRLEYLLRNRSTQDIRKLCTQLRETTPHMGLAGIGGLADTVLKAMERTGGATGATEELGRLIEACRSANARRRAG; encoded by the coding sequence ATGACTCGATCACCAAACCCCTCACCGTCCCGCCGGCCATCGGGCGTGCTCGCCTCATCGGGTCGGGTCAACACCGTGGGGCTGAACCGGCGCGAACTGGACGAGATCCTCGACTCGTTCGAGGGCGCGAACACGGATGCGGAGAACGCGCCGGTGCGGAAGTACATCCGGCGACGGTTCCGCCACACGCGGATCCCGATGCAGGTGTTCCAGCCGGGAGGTGGTCTGCAAACGTTCCCGGTGGCCTGCCGGAACATCTCGACGGGCGGACTGAGCGTGCTCCACAACGCGTACGTGCACCTGGGAACGCCGTGCACCATCGCGCTGCCGATGCCGACCGGCTCGCACGTGAGCGTGCGCGGGCAGGTGGTGCGGTGCTCGCACCGGCGCGGGATGGTGCACGAACTGGGGATCAAGTTCGATGAGGCGCTGGACACCCGGCTGCTGCTGTCCAACGACCTGTTCGCCGACTTCTATACGAGGGAGCAGGTCGACCCCGCGGACCTGCGCGGGACGCTGCTGTGCATCGATGACTCGGCCGCGGACCGGCGGCTGATCCGCTATTACCTCCGTGACACGAACATGCAGGTGGTGGCGGCCGAGGACGCCGACAGCGGGCTGGACAAGGCGCTGGAGGGGGTGGACCTCATCGTGTGCAGCCTGAGCCTGCCCGGGCCGGACGGGATCGAGTGCGTCGCGTCGATCCGCGGACGGAGCATTGCCACCCCGGTGATTCTTGTCACGGCGGACGATTCCACGGTCACTCGCGAGCGCGTCGAAGGGATCGATGTGCAGGCGTGCCTGGTCAAGCCGCTGTCGCAGCCGCTCCTGCTGCGTGCGGCCGCCGAGTTCCTCCTGCGGGCTATGCCGGCAGGCAAGGCGCCGGGCCCGACGACAGCGGAGCGTTCGCCATCCATGGCGGCCGGGTTCCTCGCGAACCTACGGGGCGACGCGGATCGGCTCGAGTACCTCCTCAGGAACAGGTCGACGCAGGACATCCGCAAGCTGTGCACGCAACTCAGGGAAACCACGCCGCATATGGGGCTGGCGGGGATCGGCGGGCTTGCGGACACGGTGCTGAAGGCTATGGAACGCACCGGCGGGGCCACCGGGGCTACCGAAGAGCTCGGGCGGTTGATCGAGGCGTGCCGCTCCGCGAACGCCCGTCGGCGGGCGGGCTAA